The following proteins come from a genomic window of Gimesia chilikensis:
- the pth gene encoding aminoacyl-tRNA hydrolase, with amino-acid sequence MKVVVGLGNPGRQYERTRHNIGFDVLSQLADWHGVAGFKSQFEALVGEFSLGGDKVLLVAPQTFMNLSGRSVAAVTKFYKLPASDVMVVCDDMNLPLGRLRLRGSGSAGGQKGLQDILQKLGTQDVPRLRMGVGRPPAGFAVADYVLSRFRDHESDSVSQAVQNAARGVECWVEQGLEIAMNQVNAPE; translated from the coding sequence GTGGTCGTAGGACTGGGGAATCCCGGTAGACAATACGAGCGAACACGTCACAATATCGGGTTTGACGTTTTGTCTCAGCTGGCAGACTGGCACGGTGTTGCCGGGTTTAAAAGCCAGTTTGAGGCGCTTGTCGGTGAGTTTTCGCTGGGGGGTGACAAGGTGTTACTCGTTGCCCCGCAGACATTTATGAATTTAAGTGGTCGCAGCGTTGCTGCTGTGACGAAGTTTTACAAACTGCCTGCCAGTGATGTCATGGTGGTTTGTGATGATATGAACCTGCCTCTGGGGCGGCTCCGGTTACGGGGGTCCGGCTCGGCGGGAGGACAAAAAGGTTTACAGGACATTCTCCAGAAACTGGGGACCCAGGATGTGCCACGCCTGCGAATGGGAGTGGGACGACCTCCGGCCGGGTTTGCGGTAGCGGATTATGTTTTAAGTCGATTTCGGGATCACGAATCCGATTCGGTTTCGCAGGCGGTACAAAACGCGGCCCGCGGGGTTGAATGCTGGGTCGAACAGGGCCTGGAAATCGCCATGAATCAGGTGAATGCACCTGAATGA